From the genome of Clostridia bacterium:
TTATCGGCAAAGAGGGCGCAAGGGTTATGGACCTGCAGAATCCCGAAAAGAAAATGAGCAAATCCGAACCGCAAGGCTCTGTGGCACTTTTGGAAGACCCCAACTCCATCATCAAGAAAATCAAACGTGCCCAGACAGACTCTTTGATGCTTGTAAAACATGGCGAGGGCAGACATGGTATCAACAACCTGTTGTCCATTTACTGTGCAACCACCTCCAAAACCTTGGAAGAAGCCGAGGCTGAATTCGACGGCAAGGGCTACGGTGATTTCAAAAAAGCTGTGGCAGAGGCGGTTGTGGCTGAGCTTTCTCCCATTCAGGAAAAATACAATGAGCTGATGCAAAACAAGGATTACTTAACCGAGGTTTACCGTAAAGGTGCCGCGCGTGCCACCGAAATTGCATCTGAAACCATAAAAGATATCCACGCCCGCATCGGTTATGTGGAACGTTAAGAGGGCTGATTTATGAAAGAAACTGTCATTTTGGTTTTAGCATTTATTGTTGCACTTTTAGCATCCTATGCCACCACCCCGATTGCAGTTAAAATCGCGCACAAGGTGGGTGCTGTGGATGTACCTAAGGACAATCGACGCATGCACAAAAAGCCGACGCCACGTCTTGGCGGTATTGCCATTGTGTTCGGCTTTCTGGTCAGTGTAATCTGCTTTTGCAGACTGCCCTGGGAATATGTGGGTATTGTGCTGGGCGGTATCATTATTATGTTTATGGGCGCCATTGACGACTGCAAACCGCTTCCTGCGCTGTTAAAATTCGGCATTCAGATTTTAGCGGCACTCATTCCGGTGCTGTTTGGTGTAAAAATCGAATTTTTCTCCAGCTTCAACCTGTTTAACAGTGCACCCCTTTGGGTGTTGGGCGGTTTAGCCGTGCCCATTACGGTGTTCTGGATTGTGGCACTGACCAACGCCATGAATTTAATTGACGGCTTAGACGGCTTAGCTGCAGGTGTTGCTTCCATTTCGTCCCTTTGTCTGCTTGCCGTTTCGCTTATGTACAGCGAAACCCATGTGGCACTCTTTACCGCATGTTTAGCAGGTGCGTGCTTTGGCTTTTT
Proteins encoded in this window:
- a CDS encoding undecaprenyl/decaprenyl-phosphate alpha-N-acetylglucosaminyl 1-phosphate transferase, with translation MKETVILVLAFIVALLASYATTPIAVKIAHKVGAVDVPKDNRRMHKKPTPRLGGIAIVFGFLVSVICFCRLPWEYVGIVLGGIIIMFMGAIDDCKPLPALLKFGIQILAALIPVLFGVKIEFFSSFNLFNSAPLWVLGGLAVPITVFWIVALTNAMNLIDGLDGLAAGVASISSLCLLAVSLMYSETHVALFTACLAGACFGFLPYNFNPARIFMGDSGSTFLGYILACISIEGMLKGATTVISIAVPLVVLALPLMDTAVAIIRRMINHKPIMQPDRGHLHHKLIDKGFSHKQAVLILYGISALLGAFAIVMCGFGLFRALLLLGTVGIFVLLWFLLRHAPYEHEQKEESNTENKE